The following proteins come from a genomic window of Pirellula staleyi DSM 6068:
- a CDS encoding DUF1501 domain-containing protein, producing MLKLTGKGTATTCDGITRRDFLQVGALGGIGLTLPQLLAAEEIAKQSATKDPNDDRSVIMIFNLGAPSQMDTFDPKPDAPAEIRGPFKPIATRGDFQITEILPLHAEVADKFSVVRSCYHTGAAVHDTGHQMLQTGRLFSGGINTPHVGCALAYLRGPKTDLPPHVILPEPMGSTGGNLPHGQDAGFLGKAYDPFALMADPSKPNFKVPDLLPPQDMGEARLDRRRRLRSIVESQVDQFETSAAAKLMDSNFEAAYRLMTSPQAREAFDLSKEPEKVRERYGKNRFGQCCLLARRLIEAGVRFVTVNTFLTVFNEITWDIHGSKPFTSIEGMKDIVAPMYDQAYSALIMDLADRGMLEKTMVCNLAEFGRTPRVNPAGGRDHWPQCFTVYFAGGGIQGGRAIGQSDPQGAFPAERPCEPAEVVGTIYKSLGFDLETTLPGPAGRPFPLVDFGKDAIRELF from the coding sequence ATGCTCAAGCTCACTGGCAAAGGGACAGCCACCACTTGCGACGGCATCACACGCCGCGACTTCCTGCAGGTCGGAGCGCTCGGCGGCATCGGCCTGACCTTGCCGCAGTTGCTCGCTGCCGAAGAGATTGCCAAGCAATCCGCCACGAAAGATCCCAATGACGATCGCTCGGTGATCATGATCTTCAACCTCGGTGCGCCGAGTCAGATGGACACCTTTGATCCCAAGCCCGACGCCCCCGCTGAAATTCGCGGACCTTTCAAACCGATCGCCACACGCGGCGATTTTCAGATTACTGAGATCCTCCCGCTGCACGCCGAAGTCGCCGATAAGTTTTCGGTCGTTCGCAGCTGCTATCACACCGGCGCTGCCGTGCACGACACCGGTCATCAGATGCTGCAAACCGGACGGCTTTTCTCCGGTGGCATCAACACGCCGCACGTCGGCTGTGCGCTCGCTTACTTGCGTGGACCGAAAACCGATCTGCCGCCACATGTGATCCTTCCCGAGCCGATGGGGAGCACCGGTGGAAATCTGCCGCATGGACAAGATGCTGGCTTCCTGGGCAAAGCATACGATCCCTTCGCGCTGATGGCCGATCCATCGAAGCCCAACTTCAAAGTCCCCGATCTTTTGCCGCCGCAAGACATGGGCGAAGCGCGACTCGACCGACGTCGACGCCTGCGCTCGATTGTCGAATCGCAAGTCGATCAGTTCGAAACGTCAGCCGCAGCTAAGTTGATGGATAGTAATTTCGAAGCGGCCTATCGCCTGATGACTTCGCCTCAAGCGCGCGAAGCCTTCGACCTCTCGAAGGAACCTGAAAAAGTTCGCGAGCGTTACGGCAAAAACCGCTTCGGTCAATGCTGTCTCCTCGCGCGTCGATTGATCGAAGCTGGCGTACGCTTTGTCACCGTCAACACGTTCCTCACCGTCTTCAACGAGATCACCTGGGACATCCACGGCAGCAAACCTTTCACCTCGATCGAAGGCATGAAAGACATCGTCGCGCCAATGTACGACCAGGCCTACAGCGCGCTAATCATGGACCTCGCTGATCGAGGCATGCTCGAAAAAACGATGGTCTGCAACCTCGCCGAATTCGGTCGCACACCGCGAGTAAATCCCGCTGGTGGACGCGATCACTGGCCGCAATGTTTCACCGTCTACTTCGCAGGCGGCGGCATTCAAGGTGGCCGCGCGATTGGTCAAAGCGACCCGCAAGGAGCCTTCCCAGCCGAACGACCTTGCGAGCCTGCCGAAGTGGTGGGGACGATCTACAAGAGCCTCGGATTCGATCTCGAGACTACACTTCCGGGCCCCGCTGGGCGACCATTTCCGCTCGTCGACTTCGGCAAAGATGCGATTCGCGAATTGTTCTAA
- a CDS encoding DUF1549 and DUF1553 domain-containing protein, translated as MLRFTHAYFGTYCLALFLAATTHARADDAQAPSTPAVPGDVQLELLPKSIVLEGKEGSQQVVLQRSIDGAYIGQQRESVVLTSDNPSVAKIEESHVIATGNGTAMIEATLDGKVVARSSVTVTKFDAPFEWSFRNHVESVLSKQGCNGGACHGARAGQKGFRLTLFGFDVDADYSYLTRQALGRRVVPTDPGRSLILTKPTGLLPHKGGVRLDVASKEYRVLAEWIASGTPGPSDADPQITRLEVLPEQSVQKLGDHQQIVVLAHFSDGHVEDATRWSKYTSVHSTVATVGEHGDVEIVGPGEGAIKIWYLNYSAMAFVTVPYASSDPATANVTTDKLATRNFIDERINAKLAALQLPASPRASDATFLRRAYLDTIGVLPTAAETRAFLEDVSPDKRDRVIDALLARPEFVDYWSYKWSDLLLLSGDRLRPKAIETYYGWIRKSVEENKPWDVMVREIVTATGSTHENGAANFYALHQDPEMMAETVAQAFMGLSINCAKCHNHPLEKWTNDQYYGLANMFSRVRAKGWGGDFRGGDGMRVVYSDTQGELVQPSRGTPQAPRPLDGAALEFADPIDRRVPLASWLTSPENPYFTRAIANRIWANFFGVGLVEKVDDMRATNPSSNEPLLDDAAKFLVEKKYNLRELMRAILQSESYQRDSQSLPGNKPDERFYSRYYPKRLKAEVMLDAVSQVTAVPTKFKDKPAGTRALQLPDVAVESYFLSTFGRPQRLITCDCERSDEPSMPQVLHLYNGDVINQRLKDEASVVKSLVEKPTPEIIDELYLSSLSRFPTAEEKARLATEIDAAPAEERRAVIEDLYWSVLSSREFLFNH; from the coding sequence ATGCTCCGCTTCACGCACGCCTATTTCGGTACGTACTGCCTTGCGTTATTCCTTGCGGCAACTACCCACGCTCGGGCCGACGACGCGCAGGCACCAAGCACTCCTGCTGTGCCGGGAGATGTTCAGCTGGAACTTCTCCCCAAAAGCATCGTGCTCGAGGGGAAAGAAGGCTCGCAGCAGGTAGTGCTTCAGCGATCGATCGATGGAGCCTACATCGGCCAGCAACGCGAATCTGTGGTGCTCACAAGCGATAACCCGAGTGTCGCGAAAATCGAAGAGAGCCACGTCATCGCAACCGGCAATGGCACTGCCATGATCGAAGCGACGCTGGATGGCAAAGTAGTCGCCCGCAGCAGCGTGACGGTCACGAAATTCGATGCGCCGTTTGAATGGAGCTTTCGTAATCACGTCGAGTCGGTTCTTTCGAAGCAAGGTTGTAACGGCGGCGCTTGTCACGGCGCTCGCGCGGGACAAAAAGGGTTTCGACTCACGCTGTTTGGCTTCGATGTCGACGCCGATTACTCCTACCTCACGCGGCAAGCGCTTGGCAGGCGTGTGGTCCCCACCGATCCCGGACGCAGCTTGATTTTGACGAAGCCAACCGGGCTGTTGCCGCACAAAGGGGGCGTGCGACTCGATGTCGCCTCGAAGGAATATCGCGTACTGGCCGAGTGGATTGCTTCGGGAACTCCTGGTCCGAGCGATGCTGATCCGCAGATCACGCGTCTCGAAGTGCTCCCCGAGCAAAGTGTGCAAAAGCTTGGCGACCATCAGCAAATTGTGGTCCTGGCCCACTTCAGCGATGGCCATGTGGAAGATGCCACGCGTTGGTCGAAATACACGTCGGTGCACAGCACGGTGGCAACTGTCGGCGAGCATGGCGATGTCGAAATCGTCGGACCCGGCGAAGGGGCAATCAAAATCTGGTACCTCAATTATTCCGCGATGGCGTTTGTTACGGTCCCGTATGCCAGCAGTGATCCAGCGACGGCAAATGTGACTACCGATAAACTCGCGACGCGAAATTTTATCGACGAGCGGATCAACGCCAAACTAGCAGCCCTCCAGCTACCAGCGTCACCTCGCGCCAGTGATGCGACGTTTCTGCGTCGGGCATATCTCGACACCATCGGCGTGCTTCCTACGGCTGCTGAGACGCGAGCATTCCTCGAGGATGTCTCTCCCGACAAACGGGATCGTGTGATCGATGCACTTCTTGCGCGGCCCGAATTTGTCGATTACTGGAGCTACAAATGGTCCGATCTGCTGCTCCTATCGGGCGATCGTTTGCGTCCTAAAGCGATCGAAACGTATTACGGCTGGATTCGCAAATCGGTCGAGGAAAACAAGCCGTGGGACGTGATGGTACGCGAGATTGTCACGGCGACTGGCAGCACGCACGAGAATGGTGCGGCGAATTTTTACGCCCTCCATCAAGATCCCGAGATGATGGCCGAGACCGTGGCGCAGGCCTTCATGGGGCTCTCGATCAACTGCGCGAAGTGCCACAATCATCCGCTCGAAAAATGGACCAACGATCAGTATTACGGACTGGCGAACATGTTCTCGCGCGTCCGTGCCAAAGGGTGGGGTGGCGACTTTCGTGGTGGAGACGGGATGCGAGTGGTCTATAGCGATACGCAAGGAGAACTTGTTCAGCCAAGCCGTGGCACCCCTCAAGCTCCGCGCCCTCTCGACGGCGCAGCGCTCGAGTTTGCTGATCCGATTGATCGCCGCGTGCCACTCGCTAGCTGGCTCACCTCGCCCGAGAATCCATATTTCACCCGCGCGATTGCTAATCGAATTTGGGCCAACTTCTTTGGTGTGGGACTCGTCGAAAAAGTGGACGATATGCGGGCTACTAATCCTTCGAGTAATGAGCCGCTGCTCGATGATGCAGCGAAGTTTCTCGTCGAGAAAAAATACAACCTTCGCGAACTGATGCGGGCCATTCTGCAATCGGAGAGTTACCAGCGCGATAGCCAATCGCTCCCGGGCAACAAACCCGACGAACGCTTTTACAGCCGCTACTATCCCAAGCGACTGAAGGCGGAAGTGATGCTCGACGCGGTGTCGCAGGTCACAGCCGTCCCGACAAAATTCAAAGACAAGCCAGCCGGCACTCGCGCGCTGCAATTGCCCGACGTGGCTGTCGAATCGTACTTTCTCTCCACGTTTGGTCGTCCGCAGCGATTGATCACCTGCGACTGCGAACGGAGCGATGAACCGAGCATGCCGCAAGTGCTGCACCTTTACAATGGCGATGTGATCAATCAGCGACTCAAGGACGAGGCTTCTGTCGTGAAATCGCTGGTCGAAAAACCAACTCCAGAGATTATCGACGAGTTGTATCTTTCTAGCTTGTCGCGGTTCCCCACCGCTGAAGAGAAAGCGCGACTAGCCACCGAGATTGATGCTGCACCAGCGGAAGAACGTCGCGCGGTGATCGAAGATTTGTACTGGAGCGTCCTCAGCAGCCGCGAATTTTTGTTCAATCACTAG
- a CDS encoding c-type cytochrome domain-containing protein, protein MRTFFLLSLLALGCIAPAILVAEETKPVAAASADIDYARDVQPIFTKYCTACHSADEAEGKLALDSYAALIAGGKSGASITAGRADTSRLMMLVRGTQKPVMPPRDNDAPTAAEIAIIEQWIAAGAKPSSGEAPDPTMLVVPKIALPKPPRLAVTAIAVSTQGDLVAIARPGEIEVRSLADNQTVLHHKNLRGSVNAIGFSRDGKIVAAGAGEPGLIGETTLLSTATGEVLRTLRGQKDSVYSLRLSPDGSILATGSYDNTIALWDVASGKLLRSLDGHGGAIYDIAFRSDGKVLASASGDRTVKLWNVADGSRLETLKESTKELYSIAFSPDGKRVAAAGVDNRIRVWQVSDQALEGTNPLLYSQFAHELAVLRLDWSSDGETIVSTAEDRQIKVWNADDMTIRAVLEKQSDWATGVAIVPSGDRVVVGRMDGTTGELALPHNAGKLADFKPLEETPTEVDYGKQPAENELAKFAEVEPNNAPDRATPITVPGIAQGKIHGEGGASDVDLFRITAKQGEQLIFETRAAKKGSPLDSKIEVLDLTGKSVPRLLLRAVRDTEVEFRGMSSEQRGVRLKYWEEMLLNDYVYLNGEVIKHFQQRRGPDADAQFYPENGNRFAIFDTTPRTHALGEPGYLVVPYAIGTPLPSNGLPVFTIHYENDDDAQRKLGRDSKLLFVAPVDGDYLVRVTDVRNYSGENYTYDLLARRRAADFSVSINPADLKVNAGGGRSITVKAERADYYRGPITVHFEGFPAGFQVKSPVVIPEGLSEAQVAIFALEDAVAPTSDALAAIKIRAEAQVAGQLVSKEVASPKSLVLEPRAKVQVFLERIDEKNQAVVPTLSSGFPEPASIEMEAGGSVSCHLRILRHGFEDRVALEVQNLPHGVIVDDIGLSGVLVREKETDRSIFLRAEPWVQPQTRLIHAVAQVEGNQVSLPMLLTIKPRGNLVTRASGE, encoded by the coding sequence ATGCGTACTTTTTTCCTGCTCAGTCTGCTGGCTCTCGGGTGTATAGCTCCTGCGATTCTCGTGGCAGAAGAGACAAAACCAGTTGCTGCGGCCAGTGCCGATATCGATTACGCGCGCGATGTTCAGCCGATCTTTACGAAGTATTGCACAGCCTGTCACAGCGCAGATGAGGCGGAAGGCAAACTCGCGCTCGATTCGTACGCGGCACTGATCGCCGGTGGCAAAAGTGGTGCCTCGATTACCGCCGGTCGGGCCGATACGAGTCGACTGATGATGCTTGTGCGTGGTACACAAAAACCGGTGATGCCGCCACGCGACAACGATGCTCCCACCGCAGCCGAGATCGCGATCATCGAGCAATGGATTGCCGCAGGCGCTAAGCCTAGTAGCGGCGAAGCTCCCGATCCGACGATGCTGGTTGTGCCCAAAATTGCTCTTCCCAAGCCACCTCGATTGGCTGTCACGGCGATCGCGGTTTCTACGCAAGGTGACCTCGTGGCGATCGCGCGTCCGGGGGAGATCGAAGTCCGCTCGCTCGCCGACAACCAAACGGTGCTCCACCACAAAAACTTGCGTGGCAGTGTGAACGCGATTGGTTTCTCGCGCGATGGAAAGATCGTTGCTGCAGGTGCTGGTGAACCAGGGCTGATTGGCGAGACGACGCTGCTGAGCACTGCAACGGGTGAAGTGCTGCGAACGCTTCGCGGACAAAAGGATAGCGTTTACTCGCTCCGTCTTAGTCCCGATGGTTCGATCCTTGCCACCGGCAGCTACGACAACACGATCGCGCTTTGGGATGTCGCCAGTGGCAAACTCCTTCGATCGCTCGACGGGCATGGCGGCGCGATCTACGACATCGCCTTTCGGAGCGATGGGAAAGTACTCGCGTCCGCCAGTGGCGACCGCACGGTGAAGCTGTGGAATGTCGCCGATGGATCGCGCCTCGAGACACTAAAAGAATCGACCAAAGAACTCTATTCCATCGCTTTCAGCCCCGATGGAAAACGGGTGGCTGCAGCGGGTGTCGACAATCGCATTCGTGTCTGGCAAGTCTCCGACCAGGCTTTGGAGGGGACCAATCCGCTTCTCTATTCCCAGTTTGCTCATGAACTAGCGGTGCTACGACTTGATTGGTCGAGCGATGGGGAAACGATCGTTTCCACCGCAGAAGATCGCCAGATCAAAGTCTGGAATGCCGACGACATGACAATTCGGGCCGTGCTCGAAAAGCAATCTGACTGGGCAACAGGTGTCGCGATCGTTCCGAGTGGCGATCGCGTGGTTGTGGGGCGTATGGATGGTACGACAGGCGAACTCGCCCTCCCTCATAATGCCGGAAAACTGGCCGATTTTAAGCCTCTTGAAGAAACTCCCACCGAGGTGGACTACGGGAAACAGCCCGCCGAAAATGAGCTCGCGAAGTTCGCGGAAGTAGAGCCCAACAATGCTCCCGATCGCGCGACTCCGATCACAGTCCCCGGCATTGCTCAAGGGAAGATTCATGGCGAGGGAGGGGCCAGCGATGTCGATCTGTTTCGGATCACCGCGAAGCAAGGTGAGCAGCTGATTTTCGAAACGCGGGCTGCCAAAAAGGGTTCGCCTCTCGACTCGAAAATCGAAGTGCTCGACCTCACAGGCAAGAGCGTGCCACGACTGTTGCTCCGCGCGGTGCGCGACACTGAAGTGGAGTTTCGCGGAATGAGTAGTGAGCAGCGGGGCGTACGGCTGAAGTATTGGGAAGAGATGTTGCTGAATGACTACGTCTATCTGAATGGCGAAGTGATCAAGCACTTTCAGCAGCGACGCGGCCCCGATGCCGATGCTCAGTTCTATCCCGAAAATGGAAATCGGTTCGCCATCTTCGACACCACTCCGCGCACGCATGCACTCGGTGAGCCGGGCTATCTTGTCGTTCCCTATGCGATTGGTACGCCACTTCCCTCGAACGGATTGCCGGTTTTTACGATCCACTACGAAAACGACGACGACGCGCAGCGCAAGCTGGGGCGAGATTCGAAACTTCTGTTCGTTGCGCCTGTCGATGGGGACTATTTGGTGCGTGTCACGGATGTGCGCAACTACAGCGGCGAGAACTATACGTATGATCTTCTAGCGCGACGTCGCGCTGCTGATTTCAGCGTCTCGATCAATCCGGCCGATCTGAAAGTGAATGCTGGTGGTGGTCGCTCGATCACCGTGAAAGCCGAACGGGCCGATTATTATCGTGGACCGATCACCGTGCACTTCGAAGGTTTTCCCGCCGGTTTTCAGGTGAAATCGCCGGTCGTGATTCCGGAAGGACTCAGCGAAGCGCAGGTGGCGATCTTTGCTCTCGAGGATGCCGTAGCACCGACGAGCGACGCGCTCGCCGCGATCAAAATTCGCGCCGAGGCACAGGTAGCGGGGCAACTAGTTTCTAAAGAAGTAGCGTCACCCAAATCGTTAGTACTCGAGCCCCGCGCGAAGGTGCAAGTGTTCCTCGAGCGAATCGATGAGAAGAATCAAGCAGTTGTCCCCACGCTCTCGAGCGGCTTTCCAGAACCAGCCTCCATCGAGATGGAAGCGGGAGGGAGTGTCAGCTGTCATCTTCGCATTCTGCGGCATGGGTTCGAGGATCGCGTGGCGCTGGAAGTCCAGAATCTGCCGCACGGAGTGATTGTCGACGACATTGGCCTTTCGGGCGTATTGGTACGCGAGAAAGAGACCGATCGCTCGATCTTTTTGCGGGCCGAACCGTGGGTGCAGCCCCAAACGAGGCTGATCCACGCCGTGGCGCAGGTCGAAGGCAACCAAGTCAGCCTGCCGATGCTGTTGACGATTAAACCCCGAGGCAATCTAGTCACGCGTGCTTCGGGAGAGTAA
- a CDS encoding ThuA domain-containing protein encodes MVLTARNYFAPWVATLAACALVVASIGAASAEDKAAPAGDKPAKGYRILMLTQSAGFKHGSVNRKEGNLSPSEQVVTEMGIRSNLFRVDCSQDAAKDFTKENLQNYDIVFFYTTGNLPIKEEDLNYFFKEWLPTKGHGFIGAHSAADTYHNYEPYWDMIGGTFNGHPWGSGETVTVTVHDKTHPASKPWGDEFEIKDEIYQFKNWQPSKVRVLMSLNMAKTKLKKPYHVPVLWVKNYGEGKAMHMSLGHNESVWTNETYQASLLGGIKWVLNLEEGDATPNPDLSQAQEEKAKADAESSGNK; translated from the coding sequence ATGGTTCTCACTGCACGAAATTACTTCGCACCCTGGGTGGCCACGCTGGCCGCGTGCGCACTGGTCGTCGCTTCGATTGGCGCCGCATCGGCGGAAGATAAAGCTGCTCCTGCAGGCGATAAACCGGCCAAGGGATATCGCATCCTGATGCTCACGCAAAGCGCCGGCTTCAAGCATGGCAGCGTGAATCGCAAGGAAGGCAATCTCTCCCCGTCGGAGCAGGTGGTTACCGAAATGGGTATCCGCAGCAATCTGTTCCGCGTCGATTGCTCACAAGATGCCGCGAAAGACTTCACCAAAGAAAACCTGCAGAACTACGACATCGTCTTCTTCTACACCACCGGCAATCTTCCAATCAAAGAAGAGGACCTGAACTACTTCTTTAAGGAGTGGCTCCCGACGAAAGGTCACGGTTTCATTGGTGCCCACTCGGCTGCCGACACCTACCACAACTACGAGCCTTATTGGGACATGATTGGTGGCACATTCAATGGTCATCCTTGGGGTTCGGGCGAGACAGTCACTGTGACAGTTCACGACAAAACTCATCCCGCTTCCAAGCCCTGGGGAGATGAGTTCGAGATCAAGGACGAGATCTACCAGTTCAAGAACTGGCAGCCGAGCAAGGTGCGCGTGCTGATGAGCCTCAACATGGCCAAGACCAAGCTGAAGAAGCCCTACCATGTTCCTGTGCTGTGGGTAAAGAACTATGGCGAAGGTAAAGCGATGCACATGAGCCTGGGACACAACGAAAGTGTCTGGACCAACGAGACCTACCAAGCCTCGCTGCTCGGTGGCATTAAGTGGGTGCTGAACCTGGAAGAGGGAGACGCCACTCCCAATCCCGATCTATCGCAGGCGCAGGAAGAGAAGGCCAAGGCCGACGCTGAATCGTCGGGCAATAAATAG